The Anaeromyxobacter diazotrophicus genome includes the window CGCCAGGGAGGCGTGGGCCTCGCCCTCGTGGCCGCAAGGGCACGGTCCGAAGGCACTTACCGCGTCGCGTCGCTCCCTGGCATTGACTCACCGTCATCATAGGAATCATGTTCGCGGCGGCGGCACCCTCCTTGCAACCGTGGAGCGGGGAACGCGCCGGCCAGTGCCATCATCCGGCCGTTGTTGAGCTCACGCAGCAAGTTCACCTGCTACCGGCATGCTGTTCCGCCAAGGAGGCAACGTGCGTCTCTTCAAGAAAGTGGTCGGCGTGGTTGTCGCGGCCGCGCTTATCGTGAACGTCACTGGATGTGCCGCGATGTTCCACGGCACCTCGCAGCAGGTCGCGATCAGGAGCAACCACCCGAAGGCCGACATCTACGTGAACGAGGCGTATCTCGGGAAGGGAAACACCGTCACCTCGTTCAGAAAGAGCCAGAACTACACGATTACCGTCCGAGAGGAAGGCTGCGAGGCATCAACCCTTCCTGTCTCCAAGTCCTTCGACGCCGTGACGCTCCTCGGCGTTCTGCTCGACTTGGGCGTCATCAGCATTCTGGTCGTCGACGGTGCTGCTACCGGGGCGTGGACCCAGTTCGACCAGACCAGTTATGTCCTGGATCCGCGCTGCGTGACAGTGACCCCCGCTGCGGCGAGCTACCAGCCCGCATCGCACCGACCCGGCACATAGCGTATCGGTACGAGTCGCGTCGAGCGGTCCCCGAGGCCCTCAACCTCGCCGGTGAGGGCCACTGCCGCGGCCTCCCAAACGACTGCAGAACGACTGTGGTACCGTCAGTGGACTCGCGTCGCGTCGACGGATTCGTGATCTTCCGTGTTGATCAACTTATCGTCACACACGACGATATCCGTCAGGGGGAGCCAGAGAACAGTCGTGACAGTATCGATCGGGCTGATCTCCCAGGCCGACCCGTCTTCGAGGTTCACGATTTCGCCGTCCGCAGAGACCTCCTCCACCCAATGTCCGGATTCACACGACCCGGTGTAGCCGCCGCGCGCAGTTGGGCGGCCCGGGTTCGAGCGACGGTTCCCGCGTGTCGGTCTCGACGCCCG containing:
- a CDS encoding PEGA domain-containing protein is translated as MRLFKKVVGVVVAAALIVNVTGCAAMFHGTSQQVAIRSNHPKADIYVNEAYLGKGNTVTSFRKSQNYTITVREEGCEASTLPVSKSFDAVTLLGVLLDLGVISILVVDGAATGAWTQFDQTSYVLDPRCVTVTPAAASYQPASHRPGT